The sequence CCGGTCCAGCTCATACAATCTGCGGTAGCGGGGCTCGGAGGCCATCAGCTCGGCGTGGGTGCCGCGCATTTCGATTCTGCCGTTCTCCATAAAAATCACCTCGTCCATCCGCTCCGCGCCGACGAGATGATGCGTTACCCAGATCAGCGTCTTGCCCTCCATTGCGGCAAAAATCGTCGACAGCAGCTCCCGCTCAGTGCGCGGATCGAGACCTACCGTCGGCTCGTCAAGCAGAACGACCGGCGTATTCTGCAGCAGAATACGCGCCAGGGCGATCCGCTGGCGTTCACCGCCGGAGAATCGCTGGCCTGCTTCACGTACCCGCGTGTCGTAGCCTGCGGGCAGTGAGGCGATCAGGTCGCCCAGCTTCGCCAAAGCACCCGCCTGCGCGATTTGCTCCTCGGAAGCCTCCGGGTCGCCAAGCCGGATGTTGTTAGCAACTGTCGTGTCGAACAGATGCGGACGCTGGTTCAGCACGGAGATTATAGATGGAATCTGGTCTCCGTAAGAAGCGGCGGCACGTCCGTTAATCGTGACTGACCCTGCGGTTGAAACAAGCGCTCCCTGAATCATCTTCAGCAGCGTCGATTTGCCCGCGCCGCTGCGGCCGATGATGGCAATTTTTGCCCCCTGGGGGATGTCCAGCGTCAAGTCCCGGACCGACCATTCCCCCGCTTCACCGTAACGGTAGCCTGCGTTGCGCAGTGATATATGCGCTACCGATAGCCGGGAGAAGGTCGCCGCATCCGACAAACCGAATTCAAAGCCGTAACCCTCGTTCCGAACCACCTGCCGTCCGCCACCATTAGCTAAGGAGCCCACGTCACCACCTCGCAACTCTCCAGCCTCCGATTGTTCCATCTTACCTTGAACCACTCTCGCTTGACCCGGCTGCGCCGAATTTACGTTCGTGCCTCCAGCGGCAGACGGATGCCAATCGGCATGGCCGGAATCGCCACCGCCTGACGCATCACCCGCCGCCAACCCCGACTGCCTTTCCTCCACATCCCCAAGCCGCTCCAGCGAGTTACGATATTGCGGGATTTTCTCAATAGCCTCCGATACCGGCAGGAAAGCGTCCGCAACTGGAAAGACCACCAGCGCGAAGGCGGCGATCAATGTGCCAGGAATGGCTCCCTGCGAGAATTCGCCGCCCGCCCACCAGATCATGGATAAGACACCCAGGCCGACCACCGACTGGCCCAGGAACATACGCAGCCGCGCCCACCGCCGCAGCGCGGCGTCCGTGCGGGCGACCGCCCGTTCATCCGCCTCGTAGGTTTCAACGAACTGACCCTGCCGTCCGCTGATCATCCAGTCGCTCATGCCGAGCACGGCGTCTGTCAGCTTCTGGTACAGCCGGTTGCGCGCCTGCTTGACTTCGCGCTGACGTTTTTGCGTCACGAGCAGCGAAATAAGCGGCAGCACGGCGACCAGCACCAGGATGTACAAGCCGACCAGCGCCGCGAACCGCACATCGAACGTGCCGATGGCGATGACCGCCGCAGCGTAGATAATTAGGGAAATGACGGCGGGAAATACAGTGCGTAGGTATACATTTTGCAAATATTCAATATCGTCAGCCAGCATCCCGAGGATATCGCCAGTGCGGAAGCGCGAGGACAGGAATAATGCCTGCGGCTCCAGAATGCGGTACAGCCGCTGGCGCATTTGGGACAAAATCCGCAGAATCGTATCATGCCCGACCAGCCGCTCCACATAGTGGATAACCGCCCGGCTTGTACCGAACGCGCGAACGCCGACAATCGGAACATAGATCATGAGGATGTTCTCCGGCGGGATGGATGCTTTGGAAATCAGGAAGCCGGAGGTATACATCAGCGATGAAGCCGAGAATACGGTCAGCGCGCCCAGCAGAACAATTAGCAGGAAACGCCAGAAATAGGACGACACATATGGAGCAAACCAGCCTTCCCGTCTCAATGAATCCCCTCCAGTTGCGCTTCTACAAGCTCGTAATAGATGCCTTTGCGTTCAAGCAGCTCCTGATGGGTGCCCATTTCGGCAACCCTGCCCTGCTTCATGACAATAATCTGGTCCATGTCCGCCATCCAGTGCAGACGGTGCGTAGCTAGGAAGACGAGCTTGCCCTCAAACAGCGGCAGCATCGTTTCCTTCAGCTCATACTCCGTCTCGATATCCAGATGCGCTGTCGGTTCGTCCAGCAGCATGATCGGGCGATTGCTCAGCAGCGCCCGCGCCAGCGCAACCCTCTGCTCCTGCCCGCCACTTAAGGATCGCCCCCCGCCGCCAATCATCTCATCCAGTCCGCCAGGCAGCGAGGCGGCAAGCGGCGATAGACCTGCGGCTGCGACCGCCCTGGTAACGGCTTCCTGTGAAGCCTCCGGGTAATAGAAACGGACATTATCCGCCAATGTTCCGCTGAAAATGTACGGCTTCTGCGGAATATACGACGTCTGGCGCCGCCAAGCATCGTCAGTCAGCGAGCTCACTTTGCAGCCGTTAACCGTTATACTGCCCGCGCCAGGATGCAAAAACCCGGCCAGCACGTCGATCAGCGTCGATTTACCGGCGCCGCTTTCACCGATGATGCCGATTTTGCCGGTGCCGGTGAACTGCAGATTGATTTCCTCTAGCGAGGAAGAGCCGCCTTCCTCATACCGTACACCAACGCCCTGAAGAGACAGCGTACTGCTGCCGTTCCAGGCAAATGTGGACTCCGGCAAGACAGAAGCGCCTCCCCCGGAAATTGCTTCAGAACTCCCCCCGCCGGGGGAGTTCCCATCCAGTTTACCCGCCGAAGCGTACCCCACGTCATTTTTACGGAACCGGCCTTCCGGCTGCGCCTCATCTCCTGCTAAAGCAATCGAAGAAGTTGGCTCCCCTCGCTCCAGCGCTACCGCCTTGACCGGTTCACGGTCAATAATGCTCTTCATCGCTTCGCCCGCTTCCTTGCCGTCAAGCGTGGCGTGGAAGTCCGCGCCAACCAGCCGCACCGGCAGGAAGTATTCCGGCGCCAGGATTAGGATCGTCAGTCCCGTAACCAGCGTCATCTCCCCGTTCACCAGCCGCAGGCCGAGACTGACGGCCACGGAAGCGACGGACAGCATGGTGAAGAAATCAAGCGCGAACGATGACAGAAACGCCACACGCAGCGTGCGCATCGTTGCCGAGCGGTAGCGGTCGCTCACCTCGGCAATAGCCTCGCTGTGGCCCTTGCTGCGTCCGAGAAATTTCAGCGTCTCCAGCCCCCGCAGCGAGTCCACAAAGTGATTGGACAGCGTACGGTACGATTCCAGCTGCCGGTCCATCTGCTTACGCGCCGTCATGCCGATCAGAATCATGAACACAATAAGGATCGGCATCGTTAAAGTCAGTATTATGCCGCTCATGCGGTCCTGCGTACACACATAAAAGAGCAGCAGCACAGGCGTTACCGCCATGGAGACCATGCGCGGAATAATCAGTTCCAAGTAGGTGCGGAACTTGGTAACGCCCTCCAGTACGAGCGTCACCAGGGTTCCCGTTCCTTGATCCCCGGCCATTCTCGGCCCCAGCCGAAACAGCCTGTCCATCATCTCACGCCGCATGGCGCTGCCCGTCTTCTCGGCGAACCGGTACGAGATGCTGCTCATCAGCAGGCCGCAGGCATGCCGCACCAGAAACGCAAGAAGGAACAACAGCGCAGTGCCCCATTGTTCCTTCAGCGGCTTCCCCGCGAACAGCGCGGAGATAACTTCTGCCAGCGATGCCGCCAGCAGCAGGATGGACAAGCTTTGCACCAGGGTAAGGAAGCCTACCGCCAGAAAGACCGGCCGCACTCCTTTATACCCAAGCAAATTTCTATCCATTAATATTCGAGAGTCTCCTTATCGCTAAGCCGTTTGTGGAAGATAAAATAGCTCCAGATCTGATAGCCCAGCACGAACGGCAGCATCGTCAGCGCCACGATCGTCATCACTTTAAGCGAATACTGACCGGATGCGGCGTTCGTGATGGTCAAGTTGTAAGCTTCGCCAAGCGAGCTGACCATAACCCGCGGGAACAAGCCCACGAATACGGAGATAACCGAAAGGCCCAGCACCGCGCCCGTCATGGCGAATGCCCACCCGTCGCGCTTTTGCTTGCTGAAATAACCCGCCAGTAAGAAAGCGACCAGTCCCAGCGCCGCAATCGCCCACAGCAGCACGCCGCGTACTTTGAAGATATCCGTCTGGAAATAAGTCATGATGACAAAAGCCAGCAGCAGCACGCCTGTCGGCAGAAGCAAAGTACGCGCCCGTCTGCGCGCCCGTTCCTGCAGCTCGCCGAAAGTGCGCAGCGCCGTGAACAGCAGACCGTGAATATTGCACATCAGGACAACCGCAAGGCCGGCCAGCACCGTATAGACATTGACAATGTCACCGAAGAAGGCTGCGTGCATCTGCATATCGCCGTCAATCGGCAGACCTTTGATGAAGCTCGCAAATACTATCGCGAGCAGGAAAGGCGGCAGGAAGCTGCCGATCAGGATGGACAGATCCCAGGTCGTTCTCCATCCGGCGGTTTGCGCTTTGCCTCTGTACTCAAACGCGACCCCGCGCAGGATCAGCCCGAACAGAGCGAAGACAAACGGCACATAAAACCCGCTGAACAGCGTCGCGTACCATTCGGGGAAAGCGGCGAACATCGCCCCCGCCCCGGTAATCAGCCATACCTCGTTCGCATCCCAGAAAGGACCGATCGAGTTGATCATAACCCGGCGCTGTCTTTCATCCTTCGGCAGCATTTGCGACTGCATTCCCACACCGAAGTCGAAGCCTTCCAGGAAGAAGAATCCGACGAAGAGAACCGCAATCAGCACAAACCAAAGTTCATTAAGTGAGATCATGGTATCACCCCTTCTTCTTGTTATACGGGTCCGTCGAATGCGATTCTTCTTCCACAGTGTACGGGCCTTTTTTAACAACTTTCACGAACAGATAGATCAGCACCACAAAGAGAGCCGCATATATACCGTTGAAGGTGATTAGCGAGAACAATACCTGGCCCGGCGTAATGTTGGGCGAAACACTTCTTTCCGTTGTCATCAGACCGAATACCGTCCACGGCTGGCGCCCGAATTCCGTCATGAGCCAGCCGGCCGTATTCGCGATCGGCGGCAGCACAAGTCCGGACAAGCAGATGCGTAAAAATCGGGTGTTCGGCTGATCGAACTTTTTACGCCGCATCAGATACACAGCCCACAGCGTAATGAAAATCATGGCCATGCCTGCCACGATCATAATCCGGAAGCTCCAGAAGGTCGTGCGTACAGGCGGTATGTAATTGCCCGGACCGTACTTTTGTTCATACTCGGACTGCAGCTCGATCATCCCTTTGACTTCACCGGAGAACTTGCTGTAGGAGAGGAAGCTGAGCGCATACGGAATCTTCAGTTCATGAGTGCTTGTCTTGTTCTCAGGATCAATGTTGGCGATAACCGTCCAAGGCGCCGGGTCGCCGCTCTTGCCCCACAGGCCCTCAGAGGCGGCCATCTTCATCGGCTGGGTCTTAACCAAATACTGCGCCTGCCAGTGACCCGCAAAGGCAACACCAATTGAACTGATAATGCCGACGATCGCCGCGATTTTGAAAGACTTTTGAAAGAACGACACATCTTGCTTTCTCAACAGCTTGATTGCACTGATGCCGATAATCAGGAAAGCTCCGGTTGCAAAAGCGCCCAGTACGGTGTGCGGAAACTCAACCAGAACCTGGCCGTTGGTAATCAGCGCTAAGAAATCATTCATCTCTGCCCGGCCGTTGTTGATCGTAAATCCGACAGGGTGCTGCATAAATGAGTTCGCCGCCAGAATCCAGAAAGCGGACAGCGTGGTCCCAATCGCCACAAACCAGATGGACAGCAGATGGATCTTCTTGGAAACCTTCTCCCACCCGAATATCCAGATTCCAATAAACGTCGATTCAAGGAAAAATGCGAGCAGCGCTTCAACCGCTAGCGGCGCTCCGAATACGTCTCCGACAAAGCGCGAGTAATCCGACCAGTTCATGCCGAACTGGAATTCCTGCAAAATCCCGGTAACTACCCCGATCGCAAAGTTCACGAGAAAGAGCTTGCCCCAAAATTTTGCCATTCGTTTGTATTCTTCGTTGCCGCTGCGGACGTACATAGTCTCCATAATCGCGATGATGAATGATAATCCAATCGTTACCGGCACAAAGAAAAAGTGAAAAATCGTTGTCGACGCAAACTGCATGCGTGACAGCATAACTGTGTCCATGTTCTCCCTTCCTTCTCCCGTTTAGTTGCTTTCTATTTTGTCAAAATTTTAAGAGGTGAATTGTGATGTTTATCACATCTATAATCATTTTTATCGGTAAAAACCAATAAATTTGTGACATTAATCACAAAATTTTTGACAAAAGCAAAAAAAATAAGACGGTTTTCCGTCTTAACTGCTTCTCTATTGTCTATATTAAGTATACCCCATTTAAGAAATGGAAATACCCTTCTTCAATGCTTTAGGATTGCCGTTTGAGTTGAGCAGTTGGGGAAGCATTCTCATACTCTGCTCCATCGGCGCGCTGCACAAAGGACAGGTCGGCGCAACATCAAACGTAAAATTATCTCTCATCCATCCGTTGCAATCATCGTTCGTGCAGGACCATACGGCGGTATTCTCTTCCGGTATTTCTTCCACTGGTTTCTTCCGGTAGTTCATTGCCGTTCCCCCTCCATTTCTCTACATGCAAAGTATGGTTATTATTAAAAAAAGACCGTCCCGATTCTTAGGCGGGACGGTGGTTGTTTTTACAGTTTTACAACGTTCTCGGCTTGTGGTCCACGGTTGCCTTGAACAACGTTGAATTCAACGCGTTGGCCTTCGTCCAACGTTTTGAAGCCGTCGCCGACGATTGCGCTGAAGTGTACGAATACGTCGTTTCCGCCTTCAACTTCGATGAAGCCAAAGCCTTTTTCTGCGTTAAACCATTTAACTGTACCTGTTTGCATTGGTATATGCCTCCAAAAAATAAATTAACATGTTATTTTTATCTTTGAACAAAGAAAAAATTCACACATTGAAAAAGGCTGTATCTCTAACTTGACAACCCTTTTCAATGTGAAAATTCAGGCCTCAAATTAAAATATGACTAATATCATAGTAGCACATCATGGAATCAATGGCAAGTTAATCACCCGGAAATTATCCAGTTTTTACCGCAAAAGGCTGGCTTCCAAATTAGGCTCAGCCAGCCTTTCCTCAGCAGCGCTTTACTAGTATATACTGCTCCCGCCGGAATTATTCCCCCGGCTTCTCTTTTAGAGTAACGGTAACTTCCTGCTCTACGCCATGACGGTAAAAAGTGATGACGAGCGGATCACCGATCTTGGTCTCGTTGTACAAATATTTGCGCAAGCTCAGCGTGGAGTCGATAGTCTGGCCGTTAAATTTCGTAATGACATCGTTCAGCTTGAGTCCGGCTTCCTTGGCCGGACCGACGGCATCAAGAACTACAACGCCTTCTTTGACGCTGCTCGGCAGATTGAGCGCCTTGCGTTGGTCCTCGGCAAGCGGAACATACGGATTATTCAAATCGATGGAGTACACGCCCAGGTACGAGCGCGCGATCTTCCCTTTAAGAGACAGCTCCTCCGCGATCTTGATGACATGATTTGCCGGAATGGCAAACCCGAGCCCTTCTACGCCAGTGTCGGATATTTTCATCGTATTAATGCCAATTACCCGGCCGTTCAGATCAACGAGCGCTCCGCCGCTGTTGCCTTCGTTAATGGCGGCATCTGTCTGGATAACCTCCTGCTCCCAATCATAGACGCCGTCCTGGTTAAGGGATACCGGGATGCTGCGGTTCGTGTAGCTGACAATGCCCGAGGTGAGCGTATCGCCAAGACCGAGCGGGTTGCCGATTGCAATCACTGTTTCTCCCAGTTGAAGCTTGGAGGAATCTCCTAACTGCGCAATGGTGTTAATTCCTCCGCCATCTATGGAGAGGACCGCAATATCGCTGACTTTATCCGCGCCGACAAGCTCGGCTTTGCGGGTCTCGCCGTCCACTGTAACAACCTCAAGCTTGCCCGCTCCGGAGATGACATGGTTATTGGTTATAATGAATGCCTTATTGCCGGTCTTCCTATAAATCACACCCGATCCGAGCGCCGACTCATCCAGCGTTTCTTTCGTTTCCTCTTCTTTATGATTGATGATGCTGACAACCGCCGGACGGACAGTAGCCGCCGCCTTGATAATCCGCTCATAAGGATCGCCGCTGCTTGGCGTGATATTCTGAATGAAGGCAGGCATCGCACCCTTTGGATGAGACAGCTGGCCTGTAACGAGACTGAACAGCAGAACTGCGACCACTGCGCTGAACAGGGAGCAAATCGCGGACACTTGCATCGTTGACAAGCTCCGTCCTCTGAAGGGTCTCGACCAGCGGCGGGGCATTGGGCGTTTTGAGACTTTTCGTTCTCTCCGTCTGGATACTTTGGTTGAATAGAAATCATCATCAAACAGACCCATTCTGTCATCCTCTCCCCTGTTTAACTCTCGCGTATCTGTATGGGCCTGCCTTCCTGCAGGGCCCTCGTTCTCATTATAAGACTGCATTCCGGGGCAAAATGTTTCACCTGCTAGTGACCCTGAAGTACTCATTCTCGTAAAAGCGGAATACTTTGTAGCCTATCAGACTATAATTCTAGAAAAGCGGACTGAAAAGCAGTATGCAAGCGGGCCTCTTATACCCTCTATTGTACCATAGCGCCGCTATCGGCGCCGTCTTTATGAAAATAAAAAAACAACAAATAGTGGAAGGAGAAACAGCTATGGATTCTTTTACTTCAAGTATGGATTTGGCGCAGTTTATCGGTAAACTAGGAGATTTGAAAGACGAACACTATCATATGACACTTGCTCTAACCGCAGCGGTCGAACTGCTGATTGACAAAGGACTGATCACACGCCAGGAGCTTGAGCGGAAAATGTCTGATCTTGACGATCTTATGATTCGCTCACCGTATCCCATGGCGTAGGCCGGTCGTAGTAGGTGTCGCATAGCCTGAACTCGCTGTCTTTATAGAAACAGCCTCTGTCTTCCATCGCTCCACGAACGGACATTCTCGCCAGCTCGATCATATTATGATCCCGGCTTAAATGGGCCAGATAGGTCCGCTTAGTGCGTCCTGTCAGAATCTCGCTGAGCGCCGCGCCCGCCGCGTCATTGGACAGATGGCCCATATCGCCGAGTATCCGCCGTTTCGTATTCCACGGATACCGCCCCATCCGCAGCATTTCGATATCATGGTTGGCCTCAAGCACCAGTACGTCGGCATCCGAGATGGCTGCTCTCACCTTGTCGCTGACATAGCCGAGGTCGGTCGCTACGCTGAGCTTCTCCCTGCCTTCATAGAAGTTATAGCCGACCGGCTCGGCGGCATCGTGGGAAATGGCGAAGGATTCCACCCGCATATCTCCAAAATCTTTATATTGCCCGGTCTCCAGAATGTGCCGGTTATGTTCCTCGATGTTCCCGATTCCCTTCTCGATTGCGCTCCATGTATTGCTGTTGGCGTAGATCGGCAGATTGAATTTACGGGCAACCGCGCCGAGACCCTTGACATGATCGGAATGCTCATGCGTCACGAGTATCCCGTCAATCTCCTCTCCCCGCAGCTCGCGCATCGCCAGCAGCTCCTCAATCCGCCGCGCGCTCAAACCCGCGTCGATCATCAGTGTCGTCCCGCCGCCCCGTACAATCGTGGCATTGCCGGTTGAACCGCTGGACAGCACCGTAAATGAAATCCCCATGTCACTTGCTCCTCTTTTTTCGTAATCCGTTATTTCACTAAGGTGTCTTGGGACTGATAATGTCGGCGCTGATGCCATTGACGTAATAAGATTTTCCATCCTCCAGCAGGAACCGCCACATTGGCGCCGCTACCTGGCTCTCGGAATTAAACAGCTCTCCGTAATAGCCCAGCTCGATTTCCTTCACCGCCGCGCCCTGCGGGAAGAACTTCTCGATCAGACTGCCCAGTGCCTTCGAAGCCGGCAGCACCTTCTGCGCTTCACCTTTTCCGCCTTCCCCGATATCAATCTGCGGCTTGCGGTAAGCGACGATTCTCTGATTATTGTAGACCAGCTCCAGCCTTACGCTGAACAGAGGCCATTTGCCGTCGACCAGAGGATGCAGTACGAATTTGCCGACCTCGCTTTCCAAAGGATCGAACCGGTAATTTCCAATATCGGGAATCTGGCTCTCCAGCTCCCCGCTCAGCTCGGTAAAGGAAAAAATCAATTTGCTGTCAACCGGCCGGGTGAGCTGAACCATCCCGTCACCCTCACCAGCCGAATAGCGGTACGTAATATCGGGAAGCTGTGGCGTAGCCGCCGGAATGGGGCACAGAATGCGGATATCCTTCTGCTCCATGATTTGCTGGGTTGAGCCGGAAAGCGAGGTGAAGTCAAGATTGGCGCTGACCTGCTCCCGCAGGTCCATCCACAGCTGGTAGCACAGCAGCAGATTCAGCAGCAGAAATGAATAGATCAGCACATTTTTGGCTCTCCCCCAGTCCATGCCCTTCCTCCTTTTAACCATGTAGTATTACTTCAGCGTAAGCGAGCTTCCGTTACTAAAATCGACCTTCCAGACCGGAGTCAGCTCGAGCTTATCTCCTTTGACTACCGGCAGATAGACCGGGTACAGGTCGCGAATCGCCGAAGATTGGCTGATCTCCGCAAGCTGCCTCCGCAGAGCGTCCCCGCCGGGAAGCTCCACGATCTTTTTCGAACCTTTATCATCCTCACCGTACATCAATGACCGTTCGTAGGTCGTGACCGTCCCCTGCTGCAGCCGCAAATCGATAAGCCCGTAATGCAGCTTCGGCTGATCCAGAACCGGGTACGCCCCGTATGGATAGGAGCCGTAGTACTGCTGGAAGGAAACAAGCCGCTCCTGATTGCTTTCCACCGCTGCCTTCAGCTTGTACGTCCCGTTCCACCCTCCATGCTGATTGACAAAATCAACCGCCTCCAGCACATCCTTGGCATCGGTGCTCTCCCCCGCCGGCAGCGCCGCAGGGTCGCTGTAGCTCATCCAATGATGTTCCTGATCCACTTGGAGGCTGCGCTTGCTGTCCGTATAGATTTCCGAGCCGTCCTTTTCCCGAATATACCGGGTGCTCCCGCTATCGAAGAACAGGCTGCTCTGCATTTGCTCTACCGTATATAGCTTGGAGGGTAGCTCAGCCGCCACGAGCGACAGATTGCTATCCGGAACATAATAACTGCCGTCTGACGTTGTGTAAGGCGTCCATGATTTACCGAAATCCACATGCTGCTGTACATCCTGCATGGTAAGATCGGCTTTGGCCGCTTCATACACGATGTCACCCCTTGTGCTGAAAAAAACGGCATGTGCCT is a genomic window of Paenibacillus durus ATCC 35681 containing:
- a CDS encoding amino acid ABC transporter ATP-binding/permease protein, with the protein product MRREGWFAPYVSSYFWRFLLIVLLGALTVFSASSLMYTSGFLISKASIPPENILMIYVPIVGVRAFGTSRAVIHYVERLVGHDTILRILSQMRQRLYRILEPQALFLSSRFRTGDILGMLADDIEYLQNVYLRTVFPAVISLIIYAAAVIAIGTFDVRFAALVGLYILVLVAVLPLISLLVTQKRQREVKQARNRLYQKLTDAVLGMSDWMISGRQGQFVETYEADERAVARTDAALRRWARLRMFLGQSVVGLGVLSMIWWAGGEFSQGAIPGTLIAAFALVVFPVADAFLPVSEAIEKIPQYRNSLERLGDVEERQSGLAAGDASGGGDSGHADWHPSAAGGTNVNSAQPGQARVVQGKMEQSEAGELRGGDVGSLANGGGRQVVRNEGYGFEFGLSDAATFSRLSVAHISLRNAGYRYGEAGEWSVRDLTLDIPQGAKIAIIGRSGAGKSTLLKMIQGALVSTAGSVTINGRAAASYGDQIPSIISVLNQRPHLFDTTVANNIRLGDPEASEEQIAQAGALAKLGDLIASLPAGYDTRVREAGQRFSGGERQRIALARILLQNTPVVLLDEPTVGLDPRTERELLSTIFAAMEGKTLIWVTHHLVGAERMDEVIFMENGRIEMRGTHAELMASEPRYRRLYELDRPGYAAQRATSAD
- the cydD gene encoding thiol reductant ABC exporter subunit CydD, with the translated sequence MDRNLLGYKGVRPVFLAVGFLTLVQSLSILLLAASLAEVISALFAGKPLKEQWGTALLFLLAFLVRHACGLLMSSISYRFAEKTGSAMRREMMDRLFRLGPRMAGDQGTGTLVTLVLEGVTKFRTYLELIIPRMVSMAVTPVLLLFYVCTQDRMSGIILTLTMPILIVFMILIGMTARKQMDRQLESYRTLSNHFVDSLRGLETLKFLGRSKGHSEAIAEVSDRYRSATMRTLRVAFLSSFALDFFTMLSVASVAVSLGLRLVNGEMTLVTGLTILILAPEYFLPVRLVGADFHATLDGKEAGEAMKSIIDREPVKAVALERGEPTSSIALAGDEAQPEGRFRKNDVGYASAGKLDGNSPGGGSSEAISGGGASVLPESTFAWNGSSTLSLQGVGVRYEEGGSSSLEEINLQFTGTGKIGIIGESGAGKSTLIDVLAGFLHPGAGSITVNGCKVSSLTDDAWRRQTSYIPQKPYIFSGTLADNVRFYYPEASQEAVTRAVAAAGLSPLAASLPGGLDEMIGGGGRSLSGGQEQRVALARALLSNRPIMLLDEPTAHLDIETEYELKETMLPLFEGKLVFLATHRLHWMADMDQIIVMKQGRVAEMGTHQELLERKGIYYELVEAQLEGIH
- the cydB gene encoding cytochrome d ubiquinol oxidase subunit II, which encodes MISLNELWFVLIAVLFVGFFFLEGFDFGVGMQSQMLPKDERQRRVMINSIGPFWDANEVWLITGAGAMFAAFPEWYATLFSGFYVPFVFALFGLILRGVAFEYRGKAQTAGWRTTWDLSILIGSFLPPFLLAIVFASFIKGLPIDGDMQMHAAFFGDIVNVYTVLAGLAVVLMCNIHGLLFTALRTFGELQERARRRARTLLLPTGVLLLAFVIMTYFQTDIFKVRGVLLWAIAALGLVAFLLAGYFSKQKRDGWAFAMTGAVLGLSVISVFVGLFPRVMVSSLGEAYNLTITNAASGQYSLKVMTIVALTMLPFVLGYQIWSYFIFHKRLSDKETLEY
- a CDS encoding cytochrome ubiquinol oxidase subunit I; this translates as MDTVMLSRMQFASTTIFHFFFVPVTIGLSFIIAIMETMYVRSGNEEYKRMAKFWGKLFLVNFAIGVVTGILQEFQFGMNWSDYSRFVGDVFGAPLAVEALLAFFLESTFIGIWIFGWEKVSKKIHLLSIWFVAIGTTLSAFWILAANSFMQHPVGFTINNGRAEMNDFLALITNGQVLVEFPHTVLGAFATGAFLIIGISAIKLLRKQDVSFFQKSFKIAAIVGIISSIGVAFAGHWQAQYLVKTQPMKMAASEGLWGKSGDPAPWTVIANIDPENKTSTHELKIPYALSFLSYSKFSGEVKGMIELQSEYEQKYGPGNYIPPVRTTFWSFRIMIVAGMAMIFITLWAVYLMRRKKFDQPNTRFLRICLSGLVLPPIANTAGWLMTEFGRQPWTVFGLMTTERSVSPNITPGQVLFSLITFNGIYAALFVVLIYLFVKVVKKGPYTVEEESHSTDPYNKKKG
- a CDS encoding cold-shock protein — translated: MNYRKKPVEEIPEENTAVWSCTNDDCNGWMRDNFTFDVAPTCPLCSAPMEQSMRMLPQLLNSNGNPKALKKGISIS
- a CDS encoding cold-shock protein translates to MQTGTVKWFNAEKGFGFIEVEGGNDVFVHFSAIVGDGFKTLDEGQRVEFNVVQGNRGPQAENVVKL
- a CDS encoding S1C family serine protease; this translates as MGLFDDDFYSTKVSRRRERKVSKRPMPRRWSRPFRGRSLSTMQVSAICSLFSAVVAVLLFSLVTGQLSHPKGAMPAFIQNITPSSGDPYERIIKAAATVRPAVVSIINHKEEETKETLDESALGSGVIYRKTGNKAFIITNNHVISGAGKLEVVTVDGETRKAELVGADKVSDIAVLSIDGGGINTIAQLGDSSKLQLGETVIAIGNPLGLGDTLTSGIVSYTNRSIPVSLNQDGVYDWEQEVIQTDAAINEGNSGGALVDLNGRVIGINTMKISDTGVEGLGFAIPANHVIKIAEELSLKGKIARSYLGVYSIDLNNPYVPLAEDQRKALNLPSSVKEGVVVLDAVGPAKEAGLKLNDVITKFNGQTIDSTLSLRKYLYNETKIGDPLVITFYRHGVEQEVTVTLKEKPGE
- a CDS encoding MBL fold metallo-hydrolase; protein product: MGISFTVLSSGSTGNATIVRGGGTTLMIDAGLSARRIEELLAMRELRGEEIDGILVTHEHSDHVKGLGAVARKFNLPIYANSNTWSAIEKGIGNIEEHNRHILETGQYKDFGDMRVESFAISHDAAEPVGYNFYEGREKLSVATDLGYVSDKVRAAISDADVLVLEANHDIEMLRMGRYPWNTKRRILGDMGHLSNDAAGAALSEILTGRTKRTYLAHLSRDHNMIELARMSVRGAMEDRGCFYKDSEFRLCDTYYDRPTPWDTVSES
- the yycI gene encoding two-component system regulatory protein YycI, which gives rise to MDWGRAKNVLIYSFLLLNLLLCYQLWMDLREQVSANLDFTSLSGSTQQIMEQKDIRILCPIPAATPQLPDITYRYSAGEGDGMVQLTRPVDSKLIFSFTELSGELESQIPDIGNYRFDPLESEVGKFVLHPLVDGKWPLFSVRLELVYNNQRIVAYRKPQIDIGEGGKGEAQKVLPASKALGSLIEKFFPQGAAVKEIELGYYGELFNSESQVAAPMWRFLLEDGKSYYVNGISADIISPKTP
- a CDS encoding YycH family regulatory protein — its product is MKERIKSWILALLVLSSLVESYYLIYRLPGSDSAVFSENLYVKTDNMGPEEKVENLLFPDKMIIHLGDNKHTLFYPSSTFYNLILTRLKGRSFESFQRRSVQSFNWDKIRSENPGIELSFRSGIPVALLQRVMQLSPDSLFAGESVDRIWIYSGKNDSKAHAVFFSTRGDIVYEAAKADLTMQDVQQHVDFGKSWTPYTTSDGSYYVPDSNLSLVAAELPSKLYTVEQMQSSLFFDSGSTRYIREKDGSEIYTDSKRSLQVDQEHHWMSYSDPAALPAGESTDAKDVLEAVDFVNQHGGWNGTYKLKAAVESNQERLVSFQQYYGSYPYGAYPVLDQPKLHYGLIDLRLQQGTVTTYERSLMYGEDDKGSKKIVELPGGDALRRQLAEISQSSAIRDLYPVYLPVVKGDKLELTPVWKVDFSNGSSLTLK